The Bos taurus isolate L1 Dominette 01449 registration number 42190680 breed Hereford chromosome 18, ARS-UCD2.0, whole genome shotgun sequence genome has a window encoding:
- the PNMA8C gene encoding LOW QUALITY PROTEIN: paraneoplastic antigen-like protein 8C (The sequence of the model RefSeq protein was modified relative to this genomic sequence to represent the inferred CDS: substituted 3 bases at 3 genomic stop codons) produces MDNFLIPEAAQVCTSRLGELGKMLFGGKDIALLQHGCQALEVNSYKFLMIRGIPEDCNHEKFEEIISPLPPPXNFEVAGKAFVAATFRLAEGINYAVIPGEIKSNGRTWSLVYMPRKQFLTKPTLFLQSEAGTVEDVSGILRQELRPTVMGPKELPARKCYVXGPGKKPGAGTTNXVVEVPPLDSPEKESKAGDGKKGKGKHKKNRQHHASDKEW; encoded by the coding sequence ATGGATAATTTTTTGATCCCCGAGGCAGCTCAGGTGTGCACCAGCAGACTTGGAGAGCTGGGCAAGATGCTGTTTGGGGGCAAGGACATTGCACTGTTGCAGCATGGGTGCCAGGCCCTTGAGGTGAACAGTTACAAGTTCCTGATGATCCGAGGTATCCCGGAAGACTGCAATCATGAGAAGTTTGAAGAGATCAtaagccccctgcccccaccctaaAACTTTGAAGTGGCTGGAAAGGCCTTTGTGGCAGCCACCTTTAGGCTGGCTGAGGGCATCAATTACGCCGTGATCCCCGGGGAAATCAAGAGCAACGGCAGAACGTGGAGCTTGGTCTACATGCCTCGGAAGCAGTTCCTGACCAAGCCGACCCTCTTCCTGCAGAGCGAGGCGGGGACGGTAGAGGATGTGTCCGGGATCCTGAGACAGGAACTGCGTCCAACAGTGATGGGCCCCAAAGAGCTTCCTGCCAGGAAGTGCTATGTGTAGGGGCCAGGGAAGAAGCCGGGGGCTGGGACCACCAACTGAGTGGTCGAAGTGCCACCTCTGGACTCCCCAGAGAAGGAGAGCAAGGCTGGAGATGGCAAGAAAGGCAAGGGGAAGCACAAGAAAAATCGACAGCACCACGCATCTGACAAGGAGTGGTGA